A portion of the Candidatus Binataceae bacterium genome contains these proteins:
- a CDS encoding phosphotransferase family protein, translating into MDQEVQRITRQLTELVREKTSDPRATVSALSALPGHAGVSYSFELTTSAAGAPKSERLVIRLAPAGVPVAGPTDVVRQARIMESLAGTAVPVPPIKWYDNDPRWFGRPFFVAGFVAGDKLALGEHTYAEAETRAMVEHAVGALAALHALPWEPRRAVWGEPSSLADEMKRLDNLLDRPTLDPKVVGRAPLLRERLRQSLPAPATVHLGCVHGDFQWSNCLFERGKLNAVIDWELAQIGATLIDLGWLCLFSDPQSWETLDLVPQHVPPPEEIAERYAASAAAKVSAGQVRWFRAFAGYRFGVITAFNLMLHRRGKRLDPTWEDIALSGPRLFERGLELLD; encoded by the coding sequence ATGGATCAGGAAGTCCAGCGGATTACGCGGCAGTTGACCGAGCTGGTGCGCGAGAAGACGTCCGACCCGCGCGCCACAGTCAGCGCTCTGAGCGCGCTGCCCGGCCATGCCGGCGTCAGTTATTCCTTCGAACTGACGACTAGCGCCGCCGGGGCGCCCAAGAGTGAGCGCTTGGTGATCCGGCTCGCGCCAGCGGGGGTGCCGGTTGCCGGCCCCACCGACGTCGTGCGCCAGGCGAGGATAATGGAGTCGCTGGCGGGTACCGCAGTGCCCGTGCCGCCGATCAAGTGGTACGACAACGACCCGCGATGGTTCGGGCGGCCGTTCTTCGTCGCCGGCTTTGTGGCCGGCGACAAGCTCGCGCTGGGCGAACACACCTACGCAGAGGCGGAGACCCGCGCGATGGTGGAGCACGCGGTCGGCGCGCTCGCCGCCCTGCACGCCCTGCCATGGGAGCCACGCCGGGCGGTTTGGGGCGAGCCGTCTTCACTCGCCGACGAGATGAAGCGGCTGGACAACCTGCTCGACCGCCCGACGCTCGATCCGAAAGTCGTCGGGCGCGCGCCGCTTCTGCGCGAGCGGCTGCGTCAGAGCCTGCCCGCGCCCGCGACGGTCCACTTGGGATGCGTCCATGGCGACTTCCAATGGTCCAATTGCCTGTTCGAGCGCGGCAAACTCAACGCGGTCATCGACTGGGAGTTGGCTCAAATTGGCGCGACACTCATCGATCTCGGGTGGTTGTGCCTGTTTTCCGACCCACAGAGCTGGGAAACTCTCGACCTCGTGCCCCAGCACGTCCCGCCGCCCGAGGAGATAGCCGAGCGCTACGCCGCAAGTGCAGCAGCCAAGGTTTCAGCGGGACAGGTGCGCTGGTTCCGGGCGTTTGCGGGGTATCGTTTCGGAGTTATAACGGCGTTCAATTTGATGCTGCACAGACGCGGAAAGCGACTCGACCCGACATGGGAGGATATCGCGTTGTCCGGTCCACGCTTGTTTGAACGCGGTTTGGAGTTGCTAGACTAG
- a CDS encoding alpha/beta fold hydrolase, whose protein sequence is MEAKVRHQEDIPEEVAAAANAILGANPFVGIDARQLLGTYGTFLRELFRHPEALGDRLASLVSELVRIAVGVSEVAPDSGDKRFADPAWSDNPAYHRLMQTYLAWRSAMQELIPPADARDGNWKEADQQRFAIRLLTEALAPTNTLAGNPAALKRAFETGGMSLLRGARNFLYDLWNNGGMPQQVDKRPFTVGRTIAVTPGAVVYRSELIELLQYSPTTRQVYERPVLLVPPQINKFYIMDLAPKRSFTEYAVAHGVPFFTVSWRNPKPEHHDWGIDQYVGACKDALSVVCEISGSRDANLVAVCAGGITSTLMLAHLAALGEPRVHAATLIVTMLDSTEPSMTAMFATEEAVEAALARSRRKGVLDAGELARTFAWLRPNDLVWNYWVNNYLMGSDPAPYDVLFWNADSTNLPAALHAGFLDLLLHNHLMHPGAMTVLGTPVDLRKIGCDMFAVGGMTDHICSWRAVHHGARQFGGRVEFVLNSSGHVQTLVCPPDNFKARYYLNPQLETDAEKWLKGAREHKGTWWDHWLEWIDLRSGDKREAPATLGSARFQPLGPAPGRYVTEA, encoded by the coding sequence ATGGAAGCCAAAGTTCGCCATCAGGAGGACATCCCGGAGGAGGTCGCGGCCGCCGCCAATGCCATCCTGGGGGCGAATCCCTTCGTAGGCATCGATGCCCGCCAGTTGCTCGGCACCTATGGGACATTCCTTCGCGAGCTCTTCAGGCATCCAGAGGCTCTCGGCGACCGGCTAGCTTCGTTGGTCAGCGAGCTCGTCCGGATAGCGGTCGGAGTCTCCGAGGTTGCCCCCGACTCGGGCGACAAACGCTTCGCCGATCCGGCGTGGTCCGACAACCCGGCCTACCATCGCCTGATGCAGACCTACCTGGCGTGGCGTTCGGCGATGCAGGAGCTGATTCCGCCGGCTGACGCGCGCGACGGCAATTGGAAAGAGGCCGACCAGCAGCGCTTCGCAATCCGGCTGCTGACCGAAGCGCTCGCACCGACCAACACGCTTGCGGGGAATCCGGCCGCGCTGAAGCGGGCGTTCGAGACCGGCGGAATGAGCCTGCTGCGCGGGGCGCGCAACTTCCTCTACGATTTGTGGAACAACGGCGGGATGCCGCAGCAGGTGGACAAGCGGCCCTTTACGGTCGGCCGTACCATTGCGGTCACCCCCGGCGCAGTTGTCTACCGCTCGGAGCTGATCGAGCTGCTTCAGTACAGCCCAACGACCCGGCAGGTCTATGAACGGCCCGTCCTGCTGGTGCCGCCTCAGATCAACAAGTTCTACATCATGGACCTCGCGCCCAAGCGCAGCTTCACTGAGTATGCGGTTGCTCACGGAGTGCCATTCTTCACGGTGAGCTGGCGCAACCCCAAGCCCGAGCATCACGACTGGGGAATCGATCAGTACGTCGGCGCCTGCAAGGACGCCCTCTCGGTGGTGTGCGAGATCAGCGGCAGCCGCGACGCCAACCTGGTCGCCGTATGCGCGGGCGGGATCACTTCGACCCTGATGCTGGCGCATCTGGCGGCGCTCGGCGAACCGCGGGTGCATGCGGCGACGCTGATCGTGACGATGCTGGATTCGACGGAGCCGTCGATGACGGCAATGTTCGCGACCGAGGAGGCGGTGGAGGCCGCGCTCGCGCGTTCGCGACGCAAGGGCGTGCTCGACGCGGGCGAGCTGGCGCGCACTTTCGCATGGCTTCGGCCGAACGACCTGGTCTGGAACTACTGGGTCAACAACTACCTGATGGGCAGCGACCCGGCACCGTACGACGTCCTGTTCTGGAACGCCGACTCGACCAATCTGCCGGCCGCCCTCCACGCCGGGTTCCTCGACCTTCTGTTGCACAACCACCTGATGCATCCGGGGGCGATGACGGTGCTTGGCACGCCCGTTGATCTGCGCAAGATCGGCTGCGACATGTTCGCAGTCGGAGGGATGACCGACCACATCTGCAGTTGGCGCGCGGTTCACCATGGCGCGCGGCAGTTCGGCGGCCGCGTCGAGTTTGTGCTCAACTCCAGCGGCCACGTGCAGACCCTGGTCTGTCCGCCGGACAACTTCAAGGCGCGCTACTATCTCAATCCGCAGCTCGAAACCGACGCCGAGAAGTGGCTCAAGGGAGCGCGTGAGCACAAGGGCACGTGGTGGGATCACTGGCTCGAGTGGATAGATCTCCGCTCGGGCGACAAGCGCGAGGCGCCGGCGACGCTGGGCAGCGCGCGCTTCCAGCCACTGGGCCCGGCGCCCGGACGCTACGTTACGGAGGCCTGA
- a CDS encoding (Fe-S)-binding protein, with product MTEVRLFGTCLAEEFYPSALDAAARVLAGLRLKVRRVRRAFCCGQAAFNEGMRAEAAELGRRLLAACEPGVPVVVPSGSCAAMVRVYYADLFAGDPALTARAAALRPWVYEFSQFLVGVMKVRYLGARFEHAVAYHPSCHLLREMGVRDEPRLLLSAVGGIRLCELRNVEECCGFGGTFSVKFPHISAAMMADKLAAIRDSGADTVVANDAGCLMQIGGGLSRAGLRIETRHLAEVLAAR from the coding sequence ATGACTGAAGTGCGACTGTTCGGCACCTGCCTCGCCGAGGAATTCTATCCCTCCGCGCTGGACGCCGCGGCGCGGGTGCTCGCCGGACTCAGGCTGAAGGTGCGCCGGGTGCGCCGCGCGTTCTGTTGCGGGCAGGCCGCGTTCAACGAAGGGATGCGCGCGGAAGCGGCCGAGCTCGGACGGCGCTTGCTGGCCGCCTGCGAGCCGGGCGTGCCGGTGGTGGTGCCGTCGGGCTCGTGCGCGGCGATGGTGCGCGTGTATTACGCCGATCTCTTCGCGGGCGATCCGGCGCTGACCGCGCGCGCGGCGGCGCTGCGGCCGTGGGTCTATGAGTTCTCGCAGTTCCTGGTCGGCGTGATGAAGGTGCGCTATCTCGGCGCGCGCTTCGAGCACGCCGTCGCCTACCACCCTTCGTGCCATCTGCTGCGCGAGATGGGCGTGCGCGACGAGCCGCGCCTGCTGCTGAGCGCGGTCGGCGGTATCCGGCTGTGCGAACTGCGCAACGTCGAGGAGTGCTGCGGCTTCGGCGGGACGTTTTCGGTCAAATTTCCGCACATCTCGGCCGCGATGATGGCCGACAAGCTGGCGGCGATTCGCGACAGCGGCGCCGACACCGTAGTCGCCAACGACGCCGGATGCCTGATGCAGATCGGCGGCGGGCTGAGCCGGGCGGGGCTCAGGATCGAAACCCGCCACCTCGCCGAAGTCCTCGCCGCGCGTTAG
- a CDS encoding LUD domain-containing protein, with protein sequence MAEFHKLIASLRDALERRRAPAHHDGAADAPHVVVPVAETARRAELFSAFARELEALGGRFLGTLTPAETAARIAEVAGSLKTKTAAVGEGVVNDPAPIAAALERAGIEVMRTAAVNDDQARAALRARFAQCDLAVVEAHYAIASTGTLVMVATPARPSSLTLLPPANVIIVDAARMKPDLAAALAALGADAIASHRVALVTGPSRTADIEKRIVRGVHGPRELFVAVVWHSND encoded by the coding sequence GTGGCGGAGTTCCACAAACTGATCGCCAGCCTGCGCGACGCGCTCGAACGCCGCCGCGCTCCCGCCCATCACGACGGCGCCGCTGACGCCCCGCACGTCGTGGTGCCGGTCGCCGAGACCGCGCGCCGCGCCGAGCTTTTCTCGGCTTTCGCGCGCGAGCTCGAAGCGCTCGGCGGCCGCTTCCTCGGCACGCTCACGCCGGCCGAGACGGCGGCGCGAATCGCCGAGGTCGCGGGCTCGCTCAAGACGAAGACTGCGGCCGTCGGCGAGGGCGTCGTTAACGATCCGGCGCCGATCGCGGCGGCCCTCGAGCGCGCCGGGATCGAGGTTATGCGCACTGCGGCGGTCAACGACGACCAGGCGCGCGCCGCGCTGCGCGCGCGGTTTGCGCAATGCGACCTCGCGGTCGTCGAGGCCCACTACGCGATCGCCTCGACTGGGACGCTGGTGATGGTCGCGACGCCGGCGCGGCCCAGTTCGCTCACGCTGCTGCCGCCCGCCAACGTGATCATCGTCGATGCGGCGCGGATGAAGCCCGACCTCGCCGCGGCGCTTGCGGCGCTCGGCGCCGACGCCATCGCGAGCCATCGCGTGGCGTTGGTCACCGGCCCTTCGCGGACCGCCGACATCGAAAAGCGCATCGTGCGCGGCGTCCATGGCCCGCGCGAGCTTTTCGTCGCGGTCGTCTGGCACAGCAATGACTGA
- a CDS encoding LutB/LldF family L-lactate oxidation iron-sulfur protein, protein MASGPTAHDFFAATQAAVRDAELRRKLENASGRHLEHVAETRAEFPAYDAERAAARLIKEDAIARLDELLARLKERLEANGCRVFVAADAAEARKYIVGLAGERNVRRVVKGKSMATEEIELNAALAEAGCDVVETDLGEYIVQLRGERPSHIITPAIHLSKEDIGALFHDKLHIPYTAEPEVLTAAARARLRETFLAAEMGVTGVNFAIAESGTLVLVENEGNGRMSSTLPEIFVAVMGIEKVIPAMADLSHFLEVLARTATGQKLTTYTNFISGPRRAGEADGPREVHVVMLDNGRSRMLADPVLREALYCLRCGACLNVCPIYRRIGGHAYGSTYPGPIGSIVSPSLFGAAAAALPFASTLCGACREICPVKIDIPRILLHLRWKATERGRAADGALPAPKWPRAANRARAGIRRFARLANHPTTVRVLGRIAAVVMRPFARRGYVRRMPPPFGNWTRGNRDFPVPRLHRRRAAKP, encoded by the coding sequence TTGGCGAGCGGACCCACAGCGCACGACTTCTTCGCCGCCACCCAGGCGGCCGTGCGCGACGCCGAACTGCGGCGCAAGCTGGAGAACGCCAGCGGACGCCATCTCGAACACGTCGCCGAGACCCGCGCTGAGTTCCCGGCCTACGACGCTGAGCGCGCCGCCGCGCGGCTCATCAAGGAGGACGCGATCGCGCGCCTCGACGAGCTGCTCGCTCGGCTTAAGGAGCGCCTGGAGGCGAACGGATGCCGGGTGTTCGTCGCCGCCGACGCCGCTGAGGCGCGCAAGTACATCGTCGGCCTCGCCGGCGAGCGCAACGTGCGCCGGGTGGTCAAGGGCAAGTCGATGGCGACCGAGGAGATCGAGCTCAACGCCGCGCTGGCCGAGGCCGGATGCGACGTGGTTGAGACCGACCTCGGTGAGTATATCGTGCAACTGCGCGGCGAGCGCCCCTCGCACATCATCACCCCCGCGATCCATCTATCCAAGGAAGACATCGGCGCGCTCTTTCACGACAAGCTGCACATCCCGTACACCGCCGAGCCCGAGGTGCTGACTGCCGCCGCCCGCGCGCGGCTGCGCGAGACGTTCCTCGCCGCCGAGATGGGGGTAACCGGCGTGAACTTCGCGATCGCCGAGAGCGGCACGCTGGTGCTGGTCGAGAACGAAGGCAACGGCCGGATGTCGAGCACGCTGCCCGAAATTTTCGTCGCCGTGATGGGGATCGAGAAGGTGATCCCCGCGATGGCCGACCTCAGCCACTTCCTCGAAGTGCTCGCGCGCACCGCGACCGGACAGAAGCTGACCACCTATACCAACTTCATCAGCGGCCCGCGGCGCGCGGGCGAAGCCGACGGCCCGCGCGAGGTCCACGTGGTGATGCTCGACAACGGGCGCAGCCGGATGCTTGCCGACCCGGTATTGCGCGAGGCGCTCTATTGCCTGCGCTGCGGCGCCTGCCTCAACGTTTGCCCGATTTACCGGCGCATCGGCGGCCACGCCTACGGCTCGACCTACCCGGGGCCGATCGGATCGATCGTCAGTCCGAGCCTGTTCGGCGCGGCGGCGGCCGCGTTGCCCTTCGCCTCGACGCTGTGCGGCGCGTGCCGTGAGATCTGCCCGGTCAAGATCGACATCCCGCGCATCCTGCTCCATCTGCGATGGAAAGCGACCGAGCGCGGGCGCGCCGCCGACGGCGCGCTGCCGGCGCCGAAGTGGCCGCGTGCCGCCAACCGCGCGCGCGCGGGCATACGCCGGTTCGCCCGGCTTGCCAACCATCCGACGACCGTGCGCGTCCTGGGACGGATCGCGGCGGTCGTCATGCGTCCGTTTGCGCGGCGCGGATACGTGCGCCGCATGCCGCCGCCGTTCGGCAACTGGACCCGCGGCAACCGCGATTTTCCGGTCCCGCGCCTGCACCGCCGGCGCGCGGCCAAACCGTAG
- a CDS encoding tetratricopeptide repeat protein, giving the protein MNPARTEFVRLIEREPIPLARAALLIAKEEYPELDVERYLDHLASLGRAAARAVSEGADTVERVQLLSDFLFAQTGFAGNRENYGDPRNSFLNEVLERRLGIPITLSVVYLEVGRRAGLNLHGVSFPSHFLVKAVDRRGELIIDPFNGGAILGLDELRERLNRIYGRPVELHPAMLKAASARQILARMLRNLKAIHLSGADWPRALGALDRILLLEPRAVEEILERATLYERLECFAAALEDFQSFLTQAPEHPAADAAREAAVRLARQVARIN; this is encoded by the coding sequence ATGAACCCCGCGCGGACCGAATTTGTGCGGCTGATCGAGCGCGAGCCGATTCCGCTCGCCCGCGCCGCGCTCCTGATCGCAAAGGAGGAGTATCCTGAGCTCGACGTCGAGCGCTACCTCGACCATCTGGCTTCGCTCGGGCGCGCGGCAGCGCGCGCGGTCAGCGAAGGCGCCGACACGGTCGAACGCGTGCAGCTGCTCTCCGACTTCCTGTTTGCGCAAACCGGCTTCGCGGGCAACCGCGAGAACTACGGCGACCCGCGCAACTCGTTCCTCAACGAAGTCCTCGAACGCCGGCTCGGCATCCCGATCACGCTTTCCGTGGTCTATCTCGAGGTCGGACGGCGCGCCGGGCTCAATCTCCACGGGGTTTCGTTTCCCTCGCACTTCCTGGTCAAGGCGGTGGACCGGCGCGGCGAGCTGATCATCGACCCGTTCAACGGCGGCGCGATCCTTGGCCTCGACGAGTTGCGCGAGCGGCTCAACCGGATCTACGGGCGCCCGGTCGAGCTGCATCCGGCGATGCTCAAGGCGGCGAGCGCGCGGCAGATCCTGGCGCGGATGCTGCGCAACCTCAAGGCGATCCACCTCAGCGGGGCCGACTGGCCGCGCGCGCTCGGCGCGCTCGACCGAATCCTGCTCCTCGAACCGCGCGCGGTCGAGGAGATCCTCGAGCGCGCGACGCTCTACGAACGGCTGGAATGCTTCGCCGCCGCGCTCGAGGATTTCCAGAGCTTCCTTACTCAGGCCCCCGAGCATCCCGCGGCCGACGCCGCGCGCGAGGCGGCGGTGCGCCTGGCGCGCCAGGTCGCGCGCATCAACTGA
- a CDS encoding DUF2585 family protein: MDLRSAIGREPPRWACVGVGAGFVALAALGELVIGRRLWGIGGQPGLWSGDIWSAHNSQYMFDPYSFSHITHGILLYGLAWLIAPGLARGARAAMAVGMESAWEVVENTDMVIRRYRAATISLNYYGDSVMNSMCDIAASLVGIALAAVLPPRATVAVALALEVTLALWIHDSLVLNIVMLIRPMHAIAAWQMRH; the protein is encoded by the coding sequence ATGGACCTCCGAAGCGCAATTGGGAGGGAGCCGCCGCGATGGGCATGTGTCGGCGTCGGCGCCGGCTTCGTGGCACTGGCCGCGCTTGGGGAACTCGTGATAGGCCGCCGGCTTTGGGGAATCGGCGGACAGCCCGGCCTATGGTCGGGCGACATCTGGAGCGCGCACAACTCGCAGTACATGTTCGACCCCTACAGCTTCAGCCACATCACCCACGGCATCCTGCTCTACGGCCTGGCATGGTTGATCGCGCCCGGCCTTGCACGCGGCGCGCGGGCGGCGATGGCGGTGGGAATGGAGTCGGCGTGGGAGGTGGTCGAGAACACCGACATGGTTATCCGCAGATACCGCGCGGCGACCATCTCGCTGAACTACTACGGCGACAGCGTGATGAACTCGATGTGCGACATCGCCGCGAGTCTCGTCGGGATCGCGCTCGCCGCCGTCCTTCCGCCGCGCGCCACCGTGGCGGTCGCGCTCGCGCTCGAGGTCACGCTGGCGCTCTGGATCCACGACAGCCTGGTGCTGAACATCGTGATGCTGATTCGGCCGATGCATGCGATCGCAGCCTGGCAGATGCGCCATTGA
- the queG gene encoding tRNA epoxyqueuosine(34) reductase QueG, translating into MASLEETLIRTAYEQGFILVGFARTRRLDERAEFFARWLGEGRAGEMGWLGRDCERRLDPRRIDSRLRTVISLGYPYAAPALPEVDWRAEMRGRIAAYALGPDYHDTVLARARAVAARLAEARAGAITRVYVDTGAVFERDWAASAGLGWFGRNTNLLNRYHGSYFFLAEVLTDVELASNAGPYREHCGSCRHCLDLCPTGALAEGYVIEPRRCISYLTIEHRGAIAPELRAGLGNWIFGCDVCQEVCPWNVPSRGPGAEALMPALPEVMALDEDGFRRRFKGSAVMRTRRRGLLRNAAVVLGNTGNRDAVAVLARTLACEPEPLVRAHAAWALGQLGGRAAHDALERRRRGENDPSVAAEIETALAAPRDGEI; encoded by the coding sequence ATGGCGAGCCTCGAGGAAACGCTGATCCGGACCGCTTACGAGCAGGGTTTTATCCTGGTCGGCTTCGCCCGCACGCGCCGACTCGATGAGCGGGCGGAGTTCTTCGCGCGATGGCTCGGCGAAGGACGCGCGGGCGAGATGGGATGGCTGGGGCGCGACTGCGAGCGGCGGCTGGACCCACGCCGGATCGATTCGCGCCTGCGCACGGTCATCAGCCTCGGGTATCCCTACGCCGCGCCCGCGCTTCCCGAGGTTGACTGGCGCGCCGAGATGCGCGGGCGGATCGCCGCCTACGCTCTGGGGCCGGATTACCATGACACCGTGCTCGCGCGCGCCCGCGCGGTGGCGGCGCGGCTCGCCGAGGCCCGAGCGGGCGCCATCACGCGCGTCTACGTCGACACGGGCGCGGTGTTCGAGCGCGACTGGGCGGCGAGCGCGGGGCTCGGATGGTTCGGGCGCAACACCAATCTGCTCAACCGCTACCATGGCTCTTACTTTTTCCTCGCCGAAGTCCTGACCGACGTTGAGCTTGCGTCCAACGCCGGGCCCTATCGCGAGCATTGCGGCAGCTGCCGCCACTGCCTCGACTTGTGCCCGACCGGCGCGCTCGCCGAGGGCTACGTTATTGAGCCGCGGCGATGCATCTCGTACCTGACGATCGAGCATCGAGGGGCGATTGCGCCGGAACTGAGAGCCGGATTGGGCAACTGGATCTTCGGATGCGACGTCTGCCAGGAAGTCTGTCCGTGGAACGTCCCCTCGCGCGGGCCCGGAGCGGAGGCGTTGATGCCTGCGCTGCCGGAAGTGATGGCGCTCGACGAGGACGGCTTTCGCCGCCGCTTCAAAGGCAGCGCGGTGATGCGCACCCGGCGGCGCGGGCTCTTGCGCAACGCCGCAGTCGTACTTGGCAATACCGGCAATCGCGACGCTGTCGCGGTGCTCGCGCGCACGCTGGCCTGCGAGCCCGAGCCGCTGGTGCGGGCACATGCGGCGTGGGCGCTCGGCCAGCTCGGCGGCCGCGCCGCACATGACGCGCTCGAGCGCCGCCGTCGCGGTGAGAACGACCCGTCGGTGGCGGCGGAGATCGAGACGGCGCTGGCGGCGCCGCGCGACGGGGAAATCTGA
- a CDS encoding iron-sulfur cluster assembly accessory protein, producing MSEEPRHEHQETHGEAAVGVPGVILTPKALEMVKAMHAKEGLGAEQGLRVAVVGGGCSGFQYSLSFDARKEGDTVEEFDGLKVFIDEVSLPYIAGTTLDYVEGLHAAGFRFDNPRASRTCGCGSSFSA from the coding sequence ATGTCCGAGGAACCGCGGCACGAGCATCAGGAGACTCACGGCGAAGCAGCAGTCGGCGTACCCGGCGTGATCCTGACGCCCAAGGCGCTCGAAATGGTCAAGGCGATGCACGCCAAGGAGGGGCTCGGAGCCGAGCAGGGGCTGCGCGTGGCCGTGGTCGGCGGCGGATGTTCGGGGTTTCAGTATTCGCTGAGCTTCGACGCCCGTAAGGAGGGCGATACGGTGGAGGAGTTCGACGGCCTCAAGGTCTTTATCGACGAGGTGTCGCTCCCCTACATCGCCGGCACCACGCTCGACTATGTCGAAGGGCTGCACGCGGCGGGCTTTCGCTTCGACAACCCGCGCGCGAGCCGCACCTGTGGCTGCGGCTCGTCCTTCAGCGCCTGA
- the fabG gene encoding 3-oxoacyl-[acyl-carrier-protein] reductase: MRELEGRGIIITGATRGIGRAIALEAARRGANVAFNYVRSEQQASELCREIDALGVKSMAFQADVGDLKAVRQMVNAAKAEFGRLDAVVNNAGLTRDKLLVMMSEEDWAAVIQTNLTGAFNVARASAFIMMKAKRGVILNVTSISGLVGMAGQVNYSASKAGLVGMTKAMAKELGPLGVRVNALALGFIETDMTAALPEQNRAKALEMIPLGRFGKVEDVAPVAAFLLSDAAAYITGAVIQVDGGLAM, translated from the coding sequence GTGCGAGAGCTCGAGGGCAGGGGAATAATCATCACCGGCGCCACGCGTGGCATCGGACGCGCGATCGCGCTGGAGGCCGCGCGCCGCGGCGCCAACGTCGCCTTCAACTACGTCAGGAGCGAGCAGCAGGCGAGCGAGTTGTGCCGCGAGATCGACGCGCTGGGGGTTAAGTCGATGGCGTTTCAGGCCGACGTCGGCGACCTCAAGGCGGTGCGCCAGATGGTCAACGCGGCCAAGGCCGAGTTCGGCCGCCTCGACGCGGTGGTCAACAACGCCGGGCTCACCCGCGACAAGCTGCTGGTGATGATGAGCGAGGAGGACTGGGCAGCCGTGATCCAGACCAATCTCACCGGCGCGTTCAACGTCGCTCGCGCCAGCGCGTTCATCATGATGAAAGCCAAGCGCGGCGTGATCCTCAATGTCACCTCAATCTCGGGGCTGGTCGGGATGGCGGGGCAGGTCAACTACTCGGCGTCCAAGGCGGGGTTGGTCGGGATGACCAAGGCGATGGCCAAGGAGTTGGGGCCGCTCGGCGTGCGCGTCAACGCGCTTGCCCTCGGCTTCATCGAGACCGATATGACTGCGGCGCTGCCCGAGCAGAACCGTGCCAAGGCGCTCGAGATGATCCCGCTGGGGCGCTTCGGTAAGGTCGAGGATGTGGCGCCGGTCGCCGCGTTTCTGCTCTCTGACGCGGCCGCCTACATCACGGGCGCGGTGATCCAGGTCGACGGTGGCCTCGCGATGTGA